The following proteins come from a genomic window of Clostridium cylindrosporum DSM 605:
- a CDS encoding TIGR03960 family B12-binding radical SAM protein has translation MLNIKDELLLSVEKPARYTGGEVNMVRKNLEKVKARFAMCFPDVYEVGMSHLGLKILYHVINQREDSYCERAFAPWIDMEKIMREKEIPLYSLEMKEPLKNFDFLGFTLQYEMSYTNILNMLDLSGIPVRAEDRGEEYPLIVCGGPCAYNPEPLALVADFFQLGEGEEMMNDILDIYVKFKEEGKTKLEYLEEISKIQGIYVPAFYDVTYKEDGTIKEMIPKKDIYPKKITKRIMENLDETIYPDKMIVPLTEIVHDRVMLETFRGCTRGCRFCQAGMIYRPVRERKTDTLIELADKLIKGTGYDELSLTSLSICDYSDIKNLVMKLVDKYKDEKVGVSLPSLRIDSFSVDLINEIQKVRKTGLTFAPEAGSQRMRDIINKGVTENDLIESVTSAFELGWSTIKLYFMIGLPFEEMEDIEGIADLALKVVDAYYSVPKEKRKKGRLTVTVSTSSLVPKPFTPFQWEPQNRREELVEKQNFLKSKIRNRNISYNWHDSPVSFLEGVVARGDRRISEVIIRAFELGCRFDGWGECFDYDKWMKAFEDCNVDPHFYANRRRELDEVLPWDFIDIGVTKAYLINELKKAKEATLTQDCRLGCTGCGMTTFLKGGKCFNGATFNQNN, from the coding sequence ATGTTGAATATAAAAGATGAATTGCTTTTAAGTGTTGAAAAGCCTGCAAGATATACAGGTGGAGAAGTAAACATGGTAAGAAAAAATCTAGAAAAAGTTAAAGCTAGATTTGCAATGTGCTTTCCAGATGTATATGAAGTTGGAATGTCACATTTAGGGCTTAAAATACTTTATCATGTAATAAACCAAAGAGAAGATAGCTACTGTGAGAGAGCCTTCGCTCCATGGATAGATATGGAGAAGATAATGAGGGAAAAGGAAATTCCTTTGTATTCATTAGAAATGAAAGAGCCTTTAAAGAATTTTGATTTTCTAGGCTTTACTCTTCAATATGAAATGAGTTATACAAACATACTAAATATGCTTGATTTATCAGGAATACCTGTAAGAGCTGAGGATAGAGGAGAAGAGTATCCTCTTATTGTTTGTGGTGGTCCATGTGCATATAATCCAGAGCCTTTAGCTTTGGTTGCTGACTTTTTCCAACTTGGAGAAGGTGAAGAGATGATGAATGACATTCTAGACATTTATGTTAAGTTTAAGGAAGAGGGAAAGACAAAACTTGAATATCTAGAAGAAATTTCTAAGATCCAAGGGATATATGTTCCTGCATTTTATGATGTAACATATAAGGAAGACGGTACTATAAAGGAAATGATCCCTAAAAAAGATATTTATCCTAAAAAGATTACAAAGAGAATCATGGAGAACTTAGATGAGACAATATATCCTGATAAGATGATAGTACCTTTAACAGAAATTGTTCATGATAGAGTAATGCTTGAGACTTTTAGAGGGTGTACTAGAGGTTGTAGGTTCTGCCAAGCAGGTATGATATATAGACCGGTTAGAGAAAGAAAGACAGATACATTAATAGAACTTGCTGATAAGCTTATTAAGGGGACAGGATATGATGAATTATCTTTAACATCATTAAGTATTTGTGATTATTCAGATATAAAGAATCTTGTTATGAAACTTGTTGATAAATATAAGGATGAAAAGGTTGGAGTTTCACTTCCATCTCTTAGAATAGATTCATTTTCTGTGGACCTAATTAATGAGATTCAAAAGGTTAGAAAAACAGGATTAACATTTGCACCTGAGGCGGGAAGCCAAAGAATGAGGGACATTATAAATAAAGGTGTAACAGAGAATGATCTTATAGAATCTGTAACAAGTGCTTTTGAACTTGGTTGGAGTACTATTAAGTTATACTTTATGATAGGTCTTCCATTTGAAGAGATGGAGGATATTGAAGGAATTGCAGATCTTGCTTTAAAGGTTGTTGATGCATATTATTCAGTTCCAAAGGAGAAGAGAAAGAAGGGAAGACTTACTGTTACTGTAAGTACATCATCCCTTGTACCAAAGCCTTTTACTCCTTTCCAATGGGAACCACAAAATAGAAGAGAAGAGCTTGTAGAAAAGCAAAACTTCCTAAAGAGTAAAATTAGAAATAGAAATATAAGTTATAATTGGCATGACTCACCTGTAAGCTTCCTAGAAGGAGTTGTAGCAAGAGGTGATAGAAGAATATCAGAGGTTATTATTAGAGCATTTGAACTTGGATGTAGATTTGACGGTTGGGGTGAATGCTTTGACTATGATAAGTGGATGAAGGCTTTTGAAGATTGCAATGTAGACCCACATTTTTATGCAAATAGAAGAAGAGAACTAGATGAAGTTCTTCCATGGGATTTTATTGACATAGGTGTAACAAAAGCTTATTTAATTAATGAACTTAAAAAGGCTAAGGAAGCAACTTTAACACAGGATTGTAGATTAGGATGCACAGGCTGTGGAATGACGACATTCTTAAAGGGAGGGAAATGTTTTAATGGAGCGACTTTTAATCAAAATAACTAA
- a CDS encoding TIGR03936 family radical SAM-associated protein: MERLLIKITKNDETKFISHLDTMRTFHRALRRAGLPVSYSKGFNPHPSISVAAPLSLGISSIGEYIDVDFDSFVDEKIVKEELNENLPLGMRVLNVVYIKDKKPAAMAAVQGAKYTLRMTHSATSRSECEKYIENILESDEILKEKKTKKGLKEVNVRPLIIDLSVSEFNEEEVEIEAFVMAGSNGSLSMDLLWGILKDFSNGTISGFPASKRRNIYTKVSDKWVDLLTFYK, from the coding sequence ATGGAGCGACTTTTAATCAAAATAACTAAAAATGATGAAACTAAATTTATATCTCACCTTGACACTATGAGGACTTTTCACAGAGCATTAAGAAGAGCTGGCCTTCCTGTATCTTACTCAAAGGGGTTTAATCCACATCCATCAATATCAGTTGCAGCACCTTTATCACTTGGCATATCAAGTATAGGTGAGTATATTGATGTGGATTTTGATAGCTTTGTAGATGAAAAAATAGTAAAAGAAGAGCTTAATGAAAATCTTCCACTTGGAATGAGAGTTTTAAATGTTGTATATATAAAAGATAAAAAGCCTGCTGCAATGGCAGCTGTACAAGGTGCAAAGTATACCTTAAGAATGACTCATAGTGCTACTAGTAGATCAGAGTGTGAAAAATACATTGAAAATATATTAGAATCTGATGAAATATTAAAAGAAAAGAAGACAAAAAAGGGATTAAAGGAAGTGAATGTTAGACCTTTAATTATTGACCTTTCTGTAAGCGAATTTAATGAAGAAGAAGTAGAGATAGAAGCCTTTGTAATGGCAGGTAGCAATGGAAGTTTATCAATGGATTTATTATGGGGTATTTTGAAGGATTTCTCTAATGGAACTATATCTGGATTCCCGGCTTCTAAGAGACGTAATATTTATACAAAGGTATCAGATAAATGGGTTGACCTTCTTACATTTTATAAGTAG
- a CDS encoding ribonuclease E/G, whose protein sequence is MNLIIDIGIAQSRALLLRKEKPVSIYTEDYSSKNISGNIYKGRVENITESLGCAFVNIGESKTGMLHFDECTHTIKKGEELLVQVIREPSGNKGARLSMKLTLPSKNSVLLVDCNDINISRNITDSKRRSELLSLGKRLTKGEEALGIIFRTSCINIHDEEIINEYLYTKKTWDKINSSWKYIKGESLLFEANNFIDYIKREYITSSIEKIYINREDESDEIKRFVKENSFEAKVLSIEESIDKLNLLKGYIEYSVKRNFDASDEVNIVIDETEALTIIDVNFASTNKSKDLEKCLLDANIKAVEKISQVISLKSSSGIILIDFINMKKEESKKVLEGEVERCFKKYGLKAKIHGFTKLGLLEVSKAKKSRVLRDVVYRKDNPNFLNPFYSVKNLENDILNMIYKNSKTSFNVFVSEDIYEAINIVDFIDVMKKVYSVKIETKKIRDFNGYYIGENLDVDFARISYGKRTLVGKIESFNEDDTSFSIKVIKKK, encoded by the coding sequence TTGAATCTTATTATAGATATTGGAATAGCACAAAGTCGTGCACTACTTCTTAGGAAAGAAAAGCCTGTAAGTATTTATACAGAAGACTATTCATCAAAGAATATTTCAGGAAATATATATAAGGGAAGAGTTGAAAATATAACTGAGTCACTTGGTTGTGCATTTGTAAATATTGGAGAAAGCAAAACAGGAATGCTTCATTTTGATGAGTGTACTCATACTATAAAAAAAGGTGAAGAGTTATTAGTGCAGGTAATAAGAGAGCCCTCAGGTAATAAGGGGGCTCGCCTTTCTATGAAACTTACTTTACCATCTAAGAATTCAGTTTTACTTGTGGATTGTAATGATATAAATATTTCGAGAAATATTACTGATTCTAAAAGAAGAAGTGAGTTGTTGAGTCTTGGAAAAAGGCTAACTAAAGGTGAAGAGGCTTTAGGGATTATATTTAGAACCTCTTGTATTAATATTCATGATGAAGAAATTATAAATGAATATCTTTATACCAAGAAAACATGGGATAAGATAAATTCATCATGGAAGTATATAAAAGGGGAAAGTCTTTTATTTGAGGCTAATAATTTTATAGATTATATTAAGAGAGAATATATAACTTCATCTATTGAAAAAATATATATTAATAGAGAAGATGAAAGTGATGAAATTAAAAGATTTGTTAAGGAAAATAGTTTTGAGGCTAAAGTATTATCAATTGAGGAAAGCATAGATAAGCTAAATCTTTTAAAAGGCTACATAGAGTATTCTGTAAAAAGAAATTTTGATGCTAGCGATGAAGTTAATATTGTAATTGATGAAACAGAGGCTTTAACTATAATTGATGTTAATTTTGCATCTACTAATAAAAGTAAAGACCTTGAGAAGTGTTTACTTGATGCTAACATAAAAGCTGTTGAGAAGATTTCGCAAGTAATATCTCTAAAAAGTAGTTCTGGAATCATATTAATAGATTTTATTAATATGAAGAAAGAGGAATCTAAGAAAGTACTAGAGGGTGAAGTTGAAAGGTGCTTTAAAAAGTATGGTTTAAAAGCTAAAATTCATGGATTTACAAAGCTTGGTCTACTTGAAGTATCTAAAGCGAAAAAATCTAGGGTTTTAAGAGATGTTGTTTATAGAAAAGATAATCCGAATTTTCTAAATCCCTTTTATAGTGTAAAGAATTTAGAAAATGATATTTTAAATATGATTTATAAAAATTCAAAGACATCATTTAACGTTTTTGTATCTGAGGATATTTATGAAGCTATAAATATAGTAGATTTTATAGATGTTATGAAAAAAGTATATTCTGTTAAAATTGAGACTAAAAAAATTAGAGACTTTAATGGTTATTATATAGGAGAAAATCTTGATGTTGATTTCGCCAGAATAAGCTATGGAAAAAGAACTTTAGTTGGAAAAATTGAAAGTTTTAACGAGGATGATACATCTTTTTCTATTAAGGTAATTAAGAAAAAATAG
- the rplU gene encoding 50S ribosomal protein L21: MYAIIQTGGKQYRVQEGDTLFVEKLVADVDSNVELTEVLAVSKDGKLTVGSPKVEGAKVVASVVKHGKAKKVIVFKFKRKKDYRKKQGHRQPYTQIKIEKIEA, translated from the coding sequence ATGTACGCAATCATTCAAACTGGTGGTAAGCAATATAGAGTTCAAGAAGGCGATACGCTATTCGTTGAAAAGCTAGTTGCTGATGTTGATTCAAACGTTGAATTAACAGAAGTACTTGCTGTTTCAAAGGACGGTAAGCTAACTGTTGGATCACCAAAAGTTGAGGGTGCTAAGGTTGTAGCTAGTGTTGTAAAACATGGAAAAGCTAAGAAGGTTATTGTTTTCAAGTTCAAGAGAAAGAAGGACTATAGAAAGAAACAAGGACACAGACAACCATACACTCAAATTAAGATCGAAAAAATCGAAGCTTAA
- the rpmA gene encoding 50S ribosomal protein L27 — protein MAHKKGVGSSKNGRDSESKRLGAKRADGQFVLAGNILVRQRGTKIHPGTNVGKGKDDTLFATIDGIVRFERLGRDKKKVSIYPRAAQ, from the coding sequence ATGGCACATAAGAAAGGTGTGGGTAGCTCCAAGAACGGTAGAGATAGTGAATCCAAACGTCTAGGCGCGAAGAGAGCAGACGGACAATTTGTTCTTGCTGGAAACATTCTTGTAAGACAAAGAGGAACTAAGATTCACCCAGGTACAAACGTTGGTAAGGGCAAGGACGATACTTTATTTGCTACTATCGACGGAATCGTTAGATTCGAAAGACTTGGAAGAGACAAGAAAAAAGTAAGTATATATCCAAGAGCAGCTCAATAG
- the obgE gene encoding GTPase ObgE, translating to MFIDIAKIYIKAGDGGHGSASFRREKYVPLGGPDGGDGGDGGSVIFKVDPGLRTLLDFKYKRKHVAERGEDGASQKMYGRAGKDLVIKVPPGTVIKEAESGKIIADLKEDGEQAVVARGGRGGKGNAKFATSTRQAPNFAQPGLPGEERNVVLELKLLADVGLVGFPNVGKSTMLSMVTGAKPKIANYHFTTLTPNLGVVDIKGIESFVLADIPGLIEGAHEGVGLGIDFLRHVERTRLLIHVIDVSGVEGRDPIDDFEKINDELKLYNEKLSKKPQIVVANKTDIAENEENYEKLKEYVEEKGMKIFKISAATNTGLRELMLYVGSILNTIEVEEEYTEDEMFVPEERKFTYDVEIDEEGVYVVSGSLVDRLLLQVNIYDSESIKYFHRTLERRGIIAKLKEMGIQDNDLVRMDDFEFEFLD from the coding sequence ATGTTTATAGATATAGCCAAGATATACATAAAAGCAGGAGATGGAGGACACGGTTCTGCATCATTTAGAAGAGAGAAGTATGTGCCACTAGGAGGACCAGACGGTGGAGATGGTGGTGATGGAGGAAGTGTAATTTTTAAGGTAGATCCAGGCCTTAGAACACTTCTAGACTTTAAGTATAAAAGAAAGCATGTTGCTGAAAGAGGAGAAGATGGAGCATCTCAAAAGATGTATGGTAGAGCTGGAAAAGACCTTGTTATAAAGGTTCCACCTGGAACAGTAATTAAGGAAGCTGAATCAGGAAAGATAATAGCTGACTTGAAGGAAGATGGAGAACAGGCAGTTGTTGCAAGAGGTGGAAGAGGTGGAAAGGGAAATGCGAAGTTTGCAACTTCCACAAGACAGGCACCTAATTTTGCTCAACCAGGACTTCCAGGTGAAGAGAGAAATGTAGTCCTTGAACTTAAACTTTTAGCGGATGTTGGACTTGTAGGATTCCCTAATGTTGGTAAGTCTACTATGCTATCAATGGTTACAGGAGCAAAACCTAAAATAGCAAACTACCACTTTACTACATTAACACCTAACCTTGGAGTTGTAGATATTAAGGGGATAGAGAGTTTTGTTTTAGCAGATATTCCAGGACTTATAGAAGGTGCACATGAAGGAGTTGGACTTGGGATAGACTTTTTAAGACATGTAGAAAGAACAAGACTTCTTATACATGTTATAGATGTATCTGGAGTTGAAGGAAGAGATCCGATTGATGACTTTGAAAAGATAAATGACGAACTTAAGCTATATAACGAAAAGCTTTCAAAGAAACCTCAAATAGTTGTTGCTAATAAAACTGATATAGCAGAAAATGAAGAAAACTATGAAAAGCTTAAAGAGTACGTTGAAGAAAAGGGTATGAAAATATTCAAAATTTCTGCAGCTACTAATACAGGGCTTCGTGAACTTATGCTATATGTAGGAAGTATACTTAATACAATTGAGGTGGAAGAAGAGTATACAGAGGATGAAATGTTCGTTCCAGAGGAAAGAAAGTTTACTTACGACGTAGAAATAGATGAAGAGGGAGTATATGTCGTTTCAGGTTCTCTTGTTGATAGATTACTTCTTCAAGTTAATATTTATGATAGTGAATCAATTAAGTACTTCCATAGAACTCTTGAAAGAAGAGGGATTATTGCGAAACTTAAGGAAATGGGAATACAAGATAATGATTTAGTAAGAATGGATGACTTTGAGTTTGAATTCTTAGACTAA
- the yhbY gene encoding ribosome assembly RNA-binding protein YhbY — translation MLTSKERSFLRSLANTLDPIFQVGKEGVHEDNLKEISDALEARELIKISVLKNCLMDAREACHEICDAIGADPVQVIGSKFVIYRKSKEKSKIELPKAKKRRDA, via the coding sequence ATGCTAACAAGTAAAGAAAGAAGCTTTTTAAGATCACTTGCAAATACACTAGATCCGATATTTCAAGTAGGAAAAGAAGGTGTACATGAAGATAACCTTAAAGAAATCTCAGATGCGCTAGAGGCTAGAGAACTTATTAAGATTTCAGTTCTTAAAAACTGTTTAATGGATGCTAGGGAAGCTTGCCATGAAATATGTGATGCGATAGGAGCAGATCCTGTTCAAGTTATAGGAAGTAAATTTGTTATATATAGAAAGTCTAAAGAAAAGTCAAAAATAGAACTACCAAAAGCAAAGAAAAGAAGAGATGCCTAA
- the nadD gene encoding nicotinate-nucleotide adenylyltransferase gives MLRLGVLGGTFNPIHVGHLIIAQYVLEELELDRVIFIPTGNPPHKSLKSIESGTHRLNMIKKAIGYNKDFTFSDMEIKRQGITYTYDTLTEIHNTYEDVEINFIVGYDTLLDMKNWHNLQEVMILANFVVVNRNSENSVILKYLESFKLNYGGNIGILNIPNIDISSTEVRKRIAKGKNATYMVTKPVHDYIVENNLYRGDLI, from the coding sequence ATGTTAAGATTAGGAGTACTAGGTGGAACATTTAACCCGATTCATGTAGGACATCTTATAATTGCACAATATGTTTTAGAGGAATTAGAACTTGATAGAGTAATTTTTATTCCAACGGGGAATCCTCCACATAAGAGTTTGAAGAGTATAGAAAGTGGTACTCATAGATTAAATATGATAAAGAAGGCTATAGGGTATAATAAGGACTTTACCTTTAGTGATATGGAAATTAAAAGACAGGGAATTACCTATACCTATGATACATTAACTGAAATACATAATACTTATGAAGATGTAGAGATTAACTTTATTGTTGGATATGATACTCTTTTAGATATGAAAAATTGGCATAATCTACAAGAAGTGATGATCTTAGCTAATTTTGTTGTGGTTAATAGAAACTCAGAAAATAGCGTTATTCTTAAATATTTAGAGAGTTTTAAGTTAAACTATGGAGGGAATATTGGTATATTAAACATTCCTAACATAGATATATCATCCACAGAAGTTAGAAAGAGGATAGCAAAGGGGAAAAATGCTACTTATATGGTAACAAAGCCTGTACATGACTATATTGTAGAGAATAATCTATACAGAGGTGATTTAATATAA
- the yqeK gene encoding bis(5'-nucleosyl)-tetraphosphatase (symmetrical) YqeK yields MLYDKIRAFTRESLNEKKFNHCVRVEKMAIKLSKVYGIDEEKTKIAAIAHDCAKFFSGDKMLSYMKKHNECIDEIQMNVPYLLHGPVGALRLKEKFNINDEDILNSIAYHTTGRKGMSTLEKIIYIADLIEEGRDFKGVEEIRKEAFKNLDKALIMGCNTTMSYVMLKGQIIHPSTVELRNSLILSGGNKCE; encoded by the coding sequence ATGCTTTATGACAAAATAAGAGCCTTTACAAGGGAATCTCTAAATGAAAAAAAGTTTAACCATTGTGTAAGGGTTGAGAAAATGGCAATAAAACTTTCAAAGGTATATGGAATAGATGAAGAAAAAACGAAAATAGCTGCTATAGCTCATGATTGTGCAAAATTTTTTTCAGGTGATAAAATGCTATCATATATGAAAAAGCATAATGAGTGTATAGATGAAATACAAATGAATGTTCCTTATCTTTTACATGGTCCTGTTGGAGCATTAAGGTTAAAGGAGAAATTTAACATAAATGATGAGGATATACTAAATTCAATAGCATACCATACAACAGGTAGAAAGGGTATGTCTACCCTTGAGAAAATAATATACATAGCTGACCTTATTGAAGAAGGAAGAGACTTTAAAGGTGTTGAGGAAATAAGAAAAGAGGCATTTAAAAACCTTGACAAGGCACTAATTATGGGGTGTAATACTACTATGTCTTATGTAATGTTAAAGGGCCAAATTATACATCCATCTACGGTAGAGCTTAGAAATAGTTTAATTCTATCTGGAGGTAATAAGTGTGAGTAA
- a CDS encoding LCP family protein, with translation MSNETRQGRRKVKKKKRSPLKIFLITLLILFIGSGGVFAYYLKSLGDKVTSKSQSEAKKVEKGEPMNFLLLGVDAGDYNGKEEHQRSDTMMLVRYIPKTDKIYMLSIPRDTKVKINGKTQKINAAHAIGGPDLTIKTVEDLLNVDVNYYGRINYEGFKACVDAIGGVKVVVPRDMHYKASDIKINFKKGETVLLNGEKAEQFVRWRKNNNGGGYPTGDVGRAETQQVFMVNFLEKLKSPEGISKLIPLLNTVTNYADTNMDMSTIMEYGKELMNVDPSSVQKEVLAGEAYHDNEVGTWYYLYDKVKAEPYLSNFRDASGASSAGNDSTPLNNENLNISIINSTGVSGLAAQYKERLESLGFNITNISTQSTKKKKTEVRYNGEDYTISGLKNYLNDVNYIKDNGDNIKDIKIILGNDALNGGILVGSSTSSDIFTESKSDESIKKSKSIKILNSTPKSGLAARYKEKLERQGYKVVEIGNYNGELRQTEIRYKDDNNFATEVASGLGTGKIISSNDKSADIIVVLGADVID, from the coding sequence GTGAGTAATGAAACAAGACAGGGGAGAAGAAAAGTAAAAAAGAAAAAGCGTAGTCCTTTAAAAATTTTTCTTATAACTCTATTAATTTTATTTATTGGTTCTGGTGGAGTATTTGCATACTATCTAAAGTCATTAGGAGATAAAGTTACAAGTAAATCTCAATCTGAGGCTAAGAAGGTAGAAAAAGGTGAACCTATGAATTTTCTTCTTCTTGGAGTAGATGCAGGTGATTATAACGGTAAAGAGGAGCACCAAAGGTCTGATACAATGATGCTCGTAAGGTATATTCCAAAAACTGATAAGATTTATATGTTATCAATACCTAGAGACACTAAAGTTAAGATTAATGGTAAAACCCAGAAGATAAATGCAGCACATGCTATTGGAGGACCAGATCTAACCATAAAGACAGTAGAAGATTTACTTAATGTAGATGTTAATTATTATGGTAGAATCAACTATGAAGGATTTAAAGCCTGTGTAGATGCTATTGGTGGCGTTAAGGTAGTTGTTCCACGTGACATGCACTATAAGGCAAGTGATATAAAAATAAATTTCAAAAAAGGTGAAACAGTTCTTCTGAATGGTGAAAAAGCTGAACAGTTTGTTAGATGGAGAAAAAATAATAATGGAGGCGGATATCCTACTGGAGATGTAGGAAGAGCAGAAACACAACAAGTGTTTATGGTTAATTTCCTTGAAAAACTAAAGTCTCCTGAGGGTATATCTAAACTGATACCACTTCTTAATACGGTTACAAATTACGCTGACACTAATATGGACATGTCAACAATAATGGAGTATGGAAAAGAACTAATGAATGTTGACCCATCCTCAGTTCAAAAAGAGGTTTTAGCTGGGGAGGCTTATCATGATAATGAAGTTGGAACCTGGTACTATCTATATGATAAGGTTAAGGCAGAACCATACCTTTCAAATTTTAGAGATGCAAGTGGTGCATCCTCAGCAGGAAATGATAGTACTCCATTAAATAATGAAAACTTAAACATTAGCATTATTAACTCTACAGGTGTTTCAGGCCTTGCTGCACAATACAAAGAGAGGTTAGAAAGTCTTGGATTTAATATTACTAATATAAGCACACAAAGCACAAAGAAGAAAAAGACTGAAGTAAGATATAATGGAGAAGATTACACTATAAGTGGTCTTAAGAATTATCTTAATGATGTAAACTACATAAAGGATAATGGAGATAATATAAAAGACATAAAGATTATTCTAGGTAATGATGCCTTAAATGGCGGAATACTAGTAGGTTCTTCTACATCCTCGGATATTTTTACTGAATCAAAAAGTGATGAATCAATAAAAAAATCTAAAAGTATTAAGATTCTAAATTCTACACCTAAATCTGGTCTTGCTGCAAGGTATAAAGAAAAGCTAGAAAGACAGGGATATAAAGTTGTGGAAATAGGGAATTATAATGGTGAACTGCGTCAAACAGAAATAAGATATAAAGATGATAATAACTTTGCAACAGAGGTAGCAAGTGGTCTTGGAACTGGTAAAATAATTAGTTCTAATGACAAATCAGCAGATATAATCGTAGTTTTAGGAGCAGATGTTATAGACTAA